ATCTGAGGAAAATATGGATTCGTGATGTCAGGAATGAGCAGTCCGATCAGCTTCGACTTGCGTTTATATAAAGATCTCGCAACTTCATTCGGTGAATAATCCAATGCCAGGATGGCATCCTCTACTTTCTTACGTGTATCTTCATGTACATAACCTGCGCTATTGAGCACCCGGGACACCGTGGCCACCGATACACCTGCTTGACGCGCTACATCCTTAATTGTTGCCATCTCTGTCACCTCGACTATGTGTAACCGGTTACAGGTTTAAGATAACACAGTTTCTCACATGTTGCAAGCTCATAATGAACATCTATATTCTGCCATATTATTTCATGGTAAGATGGAGGTAAGCTTTAAGTATATGGATAGGAGGTACAGCGCCATGGGATTATTTAAAAAGATCACTTCCCTATTTGGTACAAATGAGCACAAGCCTAATCCGAAGAAGAGGATTGAAACGCCTGAATTTATCTACTCACATAACCTTCCCGAGCAACTAGGAATCATGTCATCTGTCCATTCACTGAACAGATTGGCTGCTCGTCTTGAGGATGCATTAAACGATACATATATGAATCAGGTGAGAGACCGAGTCATGTCCAAGCATCGTTATACAGCCGAGAAATATAACTGGATGCTGCTTGAGCTTAAGCGATACTTTATTCTCTGCTCTGTACTCAAACATGTGCCTATGTACAGCAACGATACTGATGTCATATGGCATGAAATGCTGATGTTTACACAGACTATGAGGACTTCTGTCGGAAATTCACCGGTGATTTCATCCATCATCAGCCGCATAGTGTACAGCCAAGCGAAGCCGAGCGTGTCAGTGAGAGATCTTGGTACGATCTCCTATACAGTCGTCTCTTTATAATCTTTCCAGAGAATGAGCAATTATCCAGACCATTCTTCAAGCAGCCTATGGAGGAAGGCATCCTCAGGAGAATAGAGCATGATCCGAACGATGAAGTGATAACCGCAAGACTAAGGGCAACCAATGATCTCGATGTGAAGCAGCTTCAGGAGGAGCTGCTGCTTGCACTTAGCCATCAGATCAGAGAAGCTCATCTGCACTTGGATGACTTGTTAAGTCAAGATACGTTGTCTGCAAAAAACCAACAGAAGACTTCACCGAATGTGTTACGAAGCAATGCGGTGATGGACCCTGTTCTCTCTATCCTGCTCATATCTACGTCTACTTCTTACTTATTCGAGGAGGCTCCACCTTCTGAGGAAGAGCTTCGTAAAGCGCAAGATACCAGCGGTGGCGGCGGATGTTCCGGCTTCCACTCGAATGAACATGAACGATCCGAATCAAATACTTCTGACTTTTCACCAAGTGATACATCGGATGGAGGCTCATCGTGCGGAGGTTCTTCCTGCGGCGGCGGATGCAGCAGCTGAATTCTGCAGATACACATTTCTGTATTCTTGATATAGGCATCTATGTGAAGGTATAAAGGAGTGGTGAGATGATTGGAAATCTAGATAAGTTACTCTTTGTTCTCTGGCGAAGGATCTTTTCTCGATACACAATTAGTATCTACATGTCACACAATCAAGAACACTTCCAGAAAATCATTTATAAGCTAAACAGCCATCAGGTTGATTATAGGACACAAATAACAAATACCGGCTCCTCTGGAGTCAGTTTGGGCGGATTCTCTGCACAGTATGAAATCTTCGTAAAAAAAAGCGACATACATTTAGCTGAAAAAGTGATTAACCATTAAATAGAGCTTTACTCCATTAAATCTGTTCTCTAGAATCAAAGGCTCCTCTCAGCGGAATGCTGGAAGGAGCCTTTGATATTTTTATAAATGAGCTTCGTTATAGCACCATACTGATCAAGATGATTCACATTCGTGTTAATAGCTCATTTCTATTCGTACCGCTGTCGTCTTAAATCCCGGCATTTTACAAAAAGGGTCCAGCTCGCCGCGTGTGGCTCGATTCACATTTTGGACTCCTCCCCAATGCATTGGTACAAATAAAGTATCCTTTCGGATCTGCTCATTGAAACGGCACCGAACCTGGAACTCTCCGTATCGAGAGGTGATTCTTACCCAGCTCTGTTCCTTAATCATATAGTGACGTGCCGTGTCTGGATGAATCTCGACGAAGTTCTCGACCTGACGCGAAGCAAGTCCTGGACTCAGCCTTGTCTGTACTCCTGTCAGATAATGAGACAGCACCCGGCCATTCGTCAGCATAAGTGGATATTCCTTAGACAATCTTTCCTTCACCATTTCACTTTCTTCTGCTGTAAATACAGCTCTGCCATCAGCATGTGCAAACCGCTCTTCAAAGATTCTGCCGACTCCCTCTTCGTCTTCCGCAGGACAAGGCCAGTACACTCCTTCTTCCTTCCGCAGCCGATCATAAGTGATGCCATAATAATCGGCAATACCACCCTTACTGGCGATTCGAAGCTCGTTGAATATGTCTTCTGCCGAGGTATAGTCAAAGTATTTGCCTTTACCAATAGCTGCTGCAAGCTCCCGAAGAATCTCCCAATCATGCCTGCAATCCCCGGGCGGCGGCGTCACCGCTTCACGCAGGAGTACCCGCCCTTCCAGATTCGTGAGCGTACCCGTGTTCTCTATATATGAGCTTACGGGTAGAACAACATCCGCTAAACGTGCCGTTTCGGATAGGAACATATCCGCCACCGCCAAGAAAGGAACCTTCTCCAGTGCTTCTTCGACGAGTGTAGCGTTAGGATTCGAAACAATGGGATTCGAGCCCATCACAAACAGCGCTTCAATTGCCCCTGTATTAACGAGCTCCATCATTTCGTAAGCAGATACTCCCTTTCTAGGAATTTCATCAGGTTCTACTCCCCACACAGAAGCGATGTAATTACGGTCCTGCTCATCCTCAATGGAGCGGTATCCAGGAAGCTGATCAGCCTTTTGACCATGCTCCCTGCCTCCCTGTCCGTTCCCTTGACCTGTGATTGCTCCGTACCCGCAGCCTTGACGGCCGATCTTCCCTGTCGCAAGCAGCAAATTAATAAAATGTCTGACCGCGAGGTGTCCATCTGTCTGCTGCTCCACCCCTCTCGCCGTTAACACCATACCTGTCTTGGCCTTACCAAACATGTCAGCTGCAAGCTTCAAATTTTCTTCGGATACCCCGGTGTTATCTGTAATATAATTCCAATTGAGCTTATCCAGATATGCCGTCAATTGTTCATAGCCATTTGTTCTATTAGTAATAAAAGCCTGATCCAAGAGCCCCTGCTCCCTCAGCCGTTTCAGCATTCCATCAGCAAGCAGCATATCCATACCCGGACGTACAGCCAAATGAAGATCAGCCATAGCAGCTGTCGATGTTCTGCGCGGATCAATCACAATAATAGAAGCATTTTTTTCTTGAGCTCTAGTAAAATACGGCATAAGTGTAGGCTGGCATTCTGCAATATTGGTGCCCGCAAGTATGATACATTTTGCATGCTCAATATCAGCTAAAGGAAAGGTTAGACCCCGATCCATTCCAAACACCTTAGCTCCAGCGGATGCAGCAGCCGACATACAGAATCGGCCATTGTAATCTATATATTTAGTGCCTATGCCGATCCGCGCAAATTTCCCGAGCATATATGCTGTCTCATTAGTCAGTGATCCGCCGCCGTATACGCCGACAGCATTGCTAGGTACAGACTGTATCTTTCCCGCAATATACTGAATCGCTTCGTCCCAGGAAGCTTCCATCAGTTTACCGTCTTTCTTAATTAACGGGGACGTAATGCGTCTTGCACTTGTCGTATGCTGATGCGCATTCATGCCCTTGACACACATTCTTCCTTCGGAAGCTTTGTTCTGCGTCCCTTTGGATTCTGTCACATACTGAAATAACCGGGGTGTCGATTTAGAGACAAGCTCACGGGATTCGACCGTGACCTCCGCTTTGCACTGCACACTGCAGAATGGGCATTGGGTCGTTGCATGATGTATTGCACCCTGCAGTTCCGAAGCTGCTTCTTGATTATGATTTATTACTTCTGTAGAGCCTGCTATTTTCATGTTGCATTCCACTCCTTCCTTTTATCTCCACATCTATATCTATCATGTATATCGTTCATGCAAATTCCAGCAGCCTATGCTCCAACCCCATAACGCGTTCTCGAATGCTTCCGATCCCTGCGCGCTCAACCCATTCCCACGTTTTCTCGTTGAACCAGCCTTCGGTACTGTAGAGCTCCACCGTAAACTGAGCAGCACGGATCGCCTCTTCTCTCGTGTCCGTAATACATAAGAGCTGTCCCTCTGTTACAGGATGCCTTGCATGACCCCCTACGTAGATTTCGTATCCAGCCGGGCACGACTGAACAGCTATATCATGCAGCAAGATCCCGAACACGGACTCTGCTTCCTCTGAGGCGGCAGCATAGATGGTAGAAGGAACCGGCTGCTCAGCGCACCAGCTTATAAATTCATCAAATGTATCGATCGGCAATGATGGATGCTCAGTTCCTTGCGATCGGTTTCGCTGTATGTAGTATGCAATCGTTTCTTCACAGGTCCGGCATCCATCTGTGTCTGTAGTTAAATCAAGCAGCTCTCGTACTTCTTCTGACGATTCAGTGCCCGTCGTACTAATGAGCTGTATCAGCTCCTCGTGTCCGGTTGTCATGCAGGGGCAGATGCTGTGATCTGTAGCGGATTCCAGCTCCATGCCGCTGGTTGGCGCCGAAGCACCGGACAGTGTAACCTTCACAAGTGCCTCCAGCATGGGCCTGCAGCCACCACACGATCCGGATGCCTTCGTCTTCTGCTTTACTTCATCCGCAGTCGTAAGCCCATCCTTCTCCATGACCTTCATAATCGCAGATTTGGACACTTGATTGCAGGCACATACCGTCTCGCCTCCCGGCATCGCGGCAACAAGAGCTTCCATTCGGTTCTCACCAGCTGGTGCGGGCTTTATTGCCGCAAGCTCATGAGCATCTGCTTGACGTTTAATGTATCCGAGCATGGTCTGAGATTCGGTCGTATCTCCATATAAAATAGCACCAGCAAGCTTACCGTCACGTATCGTCCTTTTTTATATTTGAATTGCAGCCGGTCATACTCCTGAACTGCTATGCTGATATCCGGTCCAATCTCCCCAACAGAGAATAGATCGACACCGGACACCTTCAGCTTGGAATAGGGAATTGAGCCTTGATAGGCTTCGGTTTCCATATGGCACATCTTACGTGCCAGCACTCTTGCCTGATCGTACAGTGGTGCAACCAGTCCATAACAGATTCCCTGATGCTCGGCACATTCTCCGACTGCATAAATATATTTATCACTCGTCTGCATGTAATCATCAACAATAATCCCCCGACTCACGGCAAGCCCGCTGTCTCTTCCGATGTCCACATTAGGACTGATTCCTACAGCAAAAACAACCAGATCCGCCATCAGCTTGCTTCCGCTGGCAAGCCGAATTCCCTTTGCCCGGCCATCTCCAATGATTTGGACCGTTTGCTGTCCAAGCCGGAATTTCATTCCTTGCGCTTCCAGCTCCGTCTGCAGCAGTCCTGCGGACATCGGATCCAGCTGTCTATTCATCAAGTACGCTGCATTATGAATCACTTCCGTCTCCATCCCAAGGTTCAGCAGACCTCTTGCGGCTTCCAGCCCCAGTAGTCCTCCGCCAATAACAATGGCTTTCTTAAATTTCTTGGCGTATTCCATCATAAGAAGACAATCATCCATGCTTCGAAAAGCAATAACACCTTCCTGATCACTTCCCGGGATCGGCGGGATAAACGCTGATGAGCCTGTCGCAATCAGAAGATCATCGTAAGACAGCTTCATTCCAGAGGAAGTTTCTATCGTTTTTTTCTTTCGATGAATCCGTGTGACCTTCTCTCCCGTGTAAAGTTTGATCCCGTTCTGTTCGTACCAGGTCCAGTCATGAATAATAATATCTTCAAATGAAGTTCCGCCCTGAAGCACTTTGGACAATTCGATCCGATTATAGTTCGGCCTAGGCTCTGCGCCAATCACCGTTATTTCATAAAGCTCATGGTTTAATTGAATAATCTCTTCTATACATTTCATGCCGGCCATACCGTTCCCAACGACAATCAACTGCTTCTTCATCTAGTATTCCTCCATCCCATGCCTATCTCTGTAGAGAAACCACGATCTTTTATATAAGTGAAAAAGAACAAAAAAGCCCCTTTTTCATCATAAGAAAAAGGGGCTGCGCTGCCTCACGAAACAGCACTCCGTTGTGCTGAACTTATATATAAGAGAATATAGGATACCTGATCCTATGTCAATATTTTTAACACAAAATGCTTTCAAACGATTACTTTCATTTTTTTCAATAATTTGCGTTAAGTATCTTGACATATCGAATTTCAATTTCTATAATTCAGTGTACAGTCAGTCAAACAGAATACATAGTGATTCACAATGAAGTGAATCATGTGTCACGGCAATGAGGCCGCAGCTCGAACCCTTTTAATTAAGGGGCGAATTGCGGCTTTTTTTGATGCAGTGGAGATCCCTCTTCATGATGGGTCTGATCTATTAAAGATAAAAAGGGAGAGATTAGGATGGAGAAAAAAAGTTTCTGGAAAAGCGGGCATAACCCCACACTCTTCGGTGCATTTTTTTATTTCGACATCAGCTTTATGATCTGGGGCCTGATTGGTCCGCTTAGTGTTGTTATTGCAGGAGATTATCCGATGGATGCGGCGCAAAAAGCAAATCTGGTTGCACTCCCGGTATTGAGCGGCTCTATCCTTCGACTGCTCTTCGGGTATCTGACCGACCACATTGGTCCCAAGCTTACCGCGCAGATCGGGATGATCGTTACCTTGATTCCTTTAGTTCTCGGCTGGCAGTGGGTCAGCTCACTTGATCAGTTGTATGTTGTTGCACTGCTCCTTGGTGTAGCTGGCGCTTCCTTTGCCGCAGCACTTCCGCTGGCGAGCCAGTGGTATCCCAAAGAGCATCAGGGTCTGGCCATGGGAATTGCCGGAGCAGGTAACAGTGGAACCGTACTTGCTACTCTATTTGCCAACCGGCTTGCTACACATTTCGGAAGCTGGGAAGTCGTATTCGGACTCGCCATGATTCCCATCATCATCGTCTTTATCCTCTTTACGATCTTTGCCAAGAACAGCCCGAATCGTCCTGCTCCAAAGACCTTTGCTCAATATGCCCATGTCTTAAAACAAAAGGACGCACTGATTCTCTGTTTATTTTACTGTGTTACCTTCGGTGGTTTTGTCGGTCTATCCAATTATCTAACGATCTTCTTCAATACTCAATATGGGCTATCTGCTGTACAGGCAGCCGATATCGCAACTTTCTGTATTATTGCAGGCAGCTTCTTCCGGCCCGTCGGGGGCATGCTCTCTGACCGCTTCGGCGGAACACGTATTCTGACATTCCTCTATGCAGGAGCTGCTCTCATGCTGGTAGGTGTTTCATTCCTGCCTCCACTCCCGGTCGTCGTTGTGCTCTTGTTCATCGGCATGATGTGCCTTGGTGCGGGTAACGGTTCCGTGTTTCAGCTCGTTCCGCTGCGGTTCGGCGCCGAGATTGGTCTCATGACAGGAATTGTCGGTGCGGCCGGAGGATTGGGTGGATATGCGCTGCCGCTTCTTCTCGGAAACCTATACAAATCGGTTGGAAGCTACACCCCTGGATTCTTAATTTTAAGCGTCGTCGCTGCTGCCGCTTGTATTCTCGTGGTTACCATGAGTCTGCAATGGAGAAAAACATGGCTGCAGAAGCAGGGCAAGAAGACTGCTGCCATCGCTGCTGAAGTCAACGCATAGGAAGTCAACGCATAGATTATTGAATAAATAGGTGGACAACCAAAACTTTAAACAAGCTACAAAAAAAGAAGCAGTGATCTTATCCTAAGCGATAACGATAAGACACTGCTTCTTGCTATTGTCATTTAACGGTTAGTGTTCCAAAGGTCATATACATACCGCAATTGAAATTATAAGTTCCCGGCTCAAGTGTTGTATCCACGGTATAATAATTATCGCCTTTTTCCAAATATTGAAGCATATCAAAATCCTCTGAGACAAGGCTGGTAATATGAGTAAGGTTCGTCACCTTCTTAAAGTTGATCTTCGTTGGTACACCTTGCTTCACTTCGATATGACTAGGAGAGAACCCCTTATCATTAATTTCAACAGTTACAATCTCATAATTACTTAAATCCTCTTCTTCTTGTACGGTCTGTCCTCTATCCAGAGCAGATGGAACCATGCTGTTCCCTTGGAAGAAGATGATCAAACCACCTATAACAAGAATGGCTGCAAGCCCAATTGCCAGGAACGGCCAAGATTTCATTAGCTTTTTGTTCATACGTAAACAAGTCCTCTCGAGAAACTTCTAATGTATTGCTTTGCTTTATATGTTAAGGATAAACCATATTGTCAGTGAACTAAATGACCCTTTGTAGCTATTTCCTAACATTCTTTTGTCAAAATTATAAACATTATGTGAATGAAGCCTTGAAATGCGGAAAAGAGCAGCGTCATCTAAAAGACAGCTCCTCTTCTTCCTATTCCCTATTATATACGTAATTGTTAAGGCTTAACCTAACTGATGCGAAAGTCTTGTTACATTATACTCTTGTCACTCTTCGTTATTGTCAGTAATCCGCTTAGGGCCGGGTAGTCTCCCCGCATCTCTTAGAGCTTCTCTTAACAGAAACTCAATATGACCATTTACGCTTCGGAATTCATCAGCTGCCCAGCGCTCCAAAGCCTCATACGTAGCCTGGTCGAGGCGGAGAGGGAAGCTCTTCTTCTTACCTGCCATTAATACGGATGTCTCTCATTAATAAATGGTGCTGGTGTTAATGACCGGCTGGGCAGAACGATCAGAAACGACAGCAACAAGCAGATTATTAATCATCGCAGCTTTGCGTTCCTCGTCAAGTTCAACAGCTCCTTCTTTCTCAAGCCGTTCAATCGCAAGCTGTACCATTGTTACCGCACCTTCTACTATTTTCTCCCGAGCGGAGATAATGGCAGATGCCTGTTGTCTTTGCAGCATTGCACTTGCAATCTCAGTAGAGTATGCCAGATGTGTCAGGCGGGATTCACGCACGTTAACTCCTGCAATTTCCAGACGAGCCTGCAGCTCATTGGTGAGCTCCATGGCGATCTCTTCCGCATTGCTTCGCAGAGAGAATCCAGCTCCGTCTAGATTATCGTAAGCATATTTACTTGCCACATGGCGCAGTGCAGTCTCGCTCTGAATTTCTACAAAGGATTCATAATCATCAACCTCAAACAGTGCCTTTGCGGAATCCACGACAGAGAAAACAACTACGGCTTCAATCTCAATAGGGTTCCCTTCTACATCATTTACTTTGAGCATCGAGCTGTTGAAGTTACGGACACGCAGCGAAACCTTCTTCTGTGCTGAGAGCGGAATGGTCATATAAAACCCACTGTCACGAATAACCCCCATATACTTACCGAAAAATGTAAGTACCATCGCTTGATTCGGCTGGACAACTGTCATTCCCGTAGACAGCAAGACAGCAACGACAGCAAGAATGGAGCCATTAATATATCCTGCAGTTTCACCTGTACTAAAGGCAAAGACTCCTGCAGCGATTAGCACAAAAACTACAAGCAGACCTACAAATCCATTTACACGAAATACTTTTTTCTCCTGGAACAATAAACATCACCGCATCTCTCTACAATATTGTTTTGATATATTTATGATATCACTTTTTACTTTAATTGTAAACCAAACTTATGAATTAATACATTATTGAACATAAAAAATGGAACGCTTCTGTGTGTTAGAAAACGTCCCATTCTTTATTCGATCATATCATTTTATAAAATGCATTACTGCACCTATTATTTAATACTCCGTGTTATTATTCTCATATACATTCTTCACGTTGTACCATTTCTGACCGACATTCGAATAGATTGTATTCGTCATAGATACCGTACTGGTTGTGCTATCTGTTCGGAATATCGATTCATCCATATTGGAGATGTCAGAGCTATCAATAAAGACTTCAACTTTAAAAGTAGATCCTCCAACTTGACGGATGAGCTTTCCTGCATTGCTTGAGACAAAGTTGTATACATTCAACCGACCAGGAGCATTTAACATGATGACCTTGTCTGCTCCGTTGTAAGCTGCTCCACCGTTCAGAGTAACCGTTCCAGAGCTCTTCAGAGTGAGTGCATCTTCCCCAATGTCCTCCCAGACAATATTGGCTAAGTAAGCGTTACCATATACGTGAACACCATCCGCTGCTGGAGCACCAATCACAACATTTTTCAATGTTGCTCCATTCTCCAGACGGAACACTGGATCTTGTCCCTCATCCTGACTGCCATCACCTAGTGCCGATCCAGCGACATAGCGCCGTCCGAGCCCATCAAATACTTGTCCTGCTTCAACGACAATCGTCGAATTTACGGTCGTTGTTCCATTCGGTGATACTTTGACCAGCTGCCATTGCTGGTTAGGATTCCCTGTACTTGTCCACTGTACGACATTTGCTCCATCGGCAGTCGAATGATTATATACCTCAAGAGCTTTGCCTGAATGGCGGTTGATCAACTGAACGTGTCCGTCAATATCGACCAATCTCCAGTGCTGATTATAATTCTGTCTAAAATTCTGCCATTGTACTACATTTCCACCGTCTGCTGTAGACCAGCCTAATACTTCAAGAGCACGGCCACTATTCGCATTAACCAAAGAATAGTAACCGCTTCCAACACTAACAAAGCGCCAATACTGATTGTCCCCATTTAGATCAGCCCACTGCACCGCATTTCCGCCGTTGTCATGTGAATACTCGAAGATTTCAAGCGCCTTGCCACTGTTGCGGTTAATCAACTGATAAGTTGCATTGTTTGTGATGCTTGCCGCCTCAGCCGGCTGATGTGGAATAAACAGAGAAGTTGCAATAAGCGTTACGGATGCCAGAACTGAGAAAAGTTTTTTTCTAATCATCGGGACACCTCCTATTATTTTCGAATAAATAAATCGAACGCCTGCAATCTCCTTTCCTTGGATAATTGAAACATTATCAATATAACGCACAATTAAACAATTATGGAATATATATGAAACGTTTTCGAAGTAATATCTCTAAAAAATTTAATTAATTAACATCGACATTAACTACCACAGCATGAAGCCGTTCTTAAAGCTTAATCTTCATATGAATATCTTTTGGTTCCTTGTTAAACAGCTCTTCATCGATTTCTTTAGTTAAATGACTTCCATTACTCTGATAAAAAGAAACCGCTGATCTTGTCTCCGTTGACGAGATGTATAAAGCGGCAGCTCCCCTGGACCTGGCCTCTTCTGAGAGCCTATCCAACAGCTGAGTCCCAATGCCTTGTCTCCTGTATTGTCTCGACACATACATAAGATCCACTTGTAGTTGATCCTGTCGAACACCTCTAGGCTTGTGGGCAAGCACCCCGAATCCGACCAAGATATCGCCTGCAAATGCACCAACGGCCATCCCGCCTTTTTCAAGCTCGTAGATGAACCTTTCCTCCATTTCACACAGCAACACGTCGTCCCAGTTTGGACACTCGTGATCCGTCTTGATCTCAACTAGCTGATCATTTTCCATTTCGTATATGAGCTCAATATGCTCAGAGCGATCAATCTCCTTTAATTGATGTACATCTGCAGGGGTGAGCTCTCGATAAGTTATCATGGTCAACCTCCAATTCTCTAATTAGTTATAGCAAGCTATAACTGCAATTGTATAAACGGATTGACTTGTTGGTGATTCAAAGATAAGAAATCGCTCAATTCTTCCACACTTTTTACATAGTGTGTTGGCTGCTCTGCTGTCAGCTCTTCCTCGCAACCGTACCCAAATCCCACCGCGATGGAGGCGATATGTTGATGATGAGCACCGATAATGTCATGTTTACGGTCACCAATCATTACCGTTTGGTCTGGATCCAAATTGTAATTCTCCATCAGATAACCGATAATTTCAGCTTTGGCAGATCGTGCACCATCCAGCTCGCTTCCACATATGTATTCAAAATAGGAGCTGAGCTCGTAGTGCTCCAATATTTGCTTCGCATATACTTCCGCCTTGGAAGTCGCAATAAACAACCGCATCTGTGGATCGCTGCTTAAACGATCGAGCATTTCTCTAACTCCAGGAAATACAGCGTTCTCGAACAGTCCGGTAACACTAAAATATTCTCGATAATAATCAACTGCAGCTTCAATCTGTGCCTCATCCAATTGATAAAAATCTTTGAAGGAAACACGCAGCGGTGGTCCGATGAATTTGTTCAGCTCCTCCAGACTAGCAACAGCAATATTCATTTTATCCAGCGCATATTGAACCGACTTTGTAATACCCAGCTTCGGATCAGTCAATGTGCCGTCCAGGTCAAACAATAGGTTAGTGTATGGCATCTCAATTCTCCTTTTTACACTCATGTATTGAAATCGTATTGCAACCATTTCTCTCGGTAGGGATTAATTCGATATAATGTCGGATTTCTGCTAGCGTTAATATAACCTGTTTTTCTCCTAGATGTTGTTCCTGTGCATCCCTGCACCCCATACACAAAGATCGTTTTAAATTATATTCCAGCCAATCCAGCTTCCCTACCATTCCATTATACAGCACAGGTCGCCAGTCTATCTCCATCGAAGCTGGTTGCTTTTTGTATCCTCTCATGAAAGCTGTGAATTTCTCAGGAATTATTCGTCCATTTGCATCAACAGACCAATAGAGTAACGTCTCCGTCATATCCTGCCATTGATTTATGTAACCCGCTGCTTCCCAGTCAATAATTATAGGCACATCATCATGCCACATTATATTCTTGGGATCCAAATCTCGATGGCTTATAACCCGATCCATTGCACTTAATACCTTAACGGCAGCCACTGCTCGAGCATTCCACTCATACATTAGATCCAGATTTTCTTCTAACAGCTTAGCCCAAACCGCACTAGCGGCCTTTCCATTTTCTAAATAATAGTTCCAATTGATAATGGAAACATCTTGTGAATTAACATCTTGTGAATTATGATCAGCAACACCTATAACCGCAAAATCAACAGCATGAATCCTTGCCAGCAAATCCCCAACGATCTCACAATGAGTCGGCCGTATTTGGTCCAGACTCAAGCTTCCCCCTTCAATCCAGTCAAATACGAGATAAATGTTAGATCCAACCAGATGAATAGACTCGTCATCGACTGAGATCGCAGGCAATGCAGATATTTGATTCATTGCAGCCATTCTAGAAATACGTTCGGCATCTTTGTAATTCTGAAGTGCTGCGGGCCTCTGCATTATTTCAGTATTAAACATCTTTATTGCATAGGTTCCGCGGTCAGTAACAATGGAATACATCTTGTGCAGCAATCCACCAGTAACCTGCTCTGGTGTTCGTGCAACTATGCCCAGCTTTAATCTGGTGCATAATTCCTGAATTTGTGCAAAATCCTTTGCATCAATCATCGGCAGTTGTCCTCTCCACCAATATTTACTTTGCAAAGCTCTTCAATCTGTTTAGGAGGGAACACTTTTCCTCTATGAAGATAATTTTCAAGAAACATTTGAACCTGAGCCAAGTGCTTGTTCATGTCCTTTATGTCGATTAAACCTTGGCTTACCGCATCTGCATATTCTTCTAAGTCAATCAATCTGTAAGTCGGTCCTTTGCCTTCTACAACTATATCTATGTACAAATCAGTTAACTTGATCTCACCGTCATTATTCATTTTAATATCTACTAAATCAACATACCATTCGTTTGTCCATCCAAAAGGTTCGTGCATTATTTTGACGCCTTCATGCATGAGAATATAGTGGCGAATGACTTTTTGGGA
This sequence is a window from Paenibacillus urinalis. Protein-coding genes within it:
- a CDS encoding (2Fe-2S)-binding protein, yielding MRDGKLAGAILYGDTTESQTMLGYIKRQADAHELAAIKPAPAGENRMEALVAAMPGGETVCACNQVSKSAIMKVMEKDGLTTADEVKQKTKASGSCGGCRPMLEALVKVTLSGASAPTSGMELESATDHSICPCMTTGHEELIQLISTTGTESSEEVRELLDLTTDTDGCRTCEETIAYYIQRNRSQGTEHPSLPIDTFDEFISWCAEQPVPSTIYAAASEEAESVFGILLHDIAVQSCPAGYEIYVGGHARHPVTEGQLLCITDTREEAIRAAQFTVELYSTEGWFNEKTWEWVERAGIGSIRERVMGLEHRLLEFA
- a CDS encoding cupredoxin domain-containing protein, with product MNKKLMKSWPFLAIGLAAILVIGGLIIFFQGNSMVPSALDRGQTVQEEEDLSNYEIVTVEINDKGFSPSHIEVKQGVPTKINFKKVTNLTHITSLVSEDFDMLQYLEKGDNYYTVDTTLEPGTYNFNCGMYMTFGTLTVK
- a CDS encoding NAD(P)/FAD-dependent oxidoreductase — protein: MKKQLIVVGNGMAGMKCIEEIIQLNHELYEITVIGAEPRPNYNRIELSKVLQGGTSFEDIIIHDWTWYEQNGIKLYTGEKVTRIHRKKKTIETSSGMKLSYDDLLIATGSSAFIPPIPGSDQEGVIAFRSMDDCLLMMEYAKKFKKAIVIGGGLLGLEAARGLLNLGMETEVIHNAAYLMNRQLDPMSAGLLQTELEAQGMKFRLGQQTVQIIGDGRAKGIRLASGSKLMADLVVFAVGISPNVDIGRDSGLAVSRGIIVDDYMQTSDKYIYAVGECAEHQGICYGLVAPLYDQARVLARKMCHMETEAYQGSIPYSKLKVSGVDLFSVGEIGPDISIAVQEYDRLQFKYKKGRYVTVSLLVLFYMEIRPNLRPCSDTLNVKQMLMSLRQ
- the nasC gene encoding assimilatory nitrate reductase catalytic subunit NasC, producing the protein MKIAGSTEVINHNQEAASELQGAIHHATTQCPFCSVQCKAEVTVESRELVSKSTPRLFQYVTESKGTQNKASEGRMCVKGMNAHQHTTSARRITSPLIKKDGKLMEASWDEAIQYIAGKIQSVPSNAVGVYGGGSLTNETAYMLGKFARIGIGTKYIDYNGRFCMSAAASAGAKVFGMDRGLTFPLADIEHAKCIILAGTNIAECQPTLMPYFTRAQEKNASIIVIDPRRTSTAAMADLHLAVRPGMDMLLADGMLKRLREQGLLDQAFITNRTNGYEQLTAYLDKLNWNYITDNTGVSEENLKLAADMFGKAKTGMVLTARGVEQQTDGHLAVRHFINLLLATGKIGRQGCGYGAITGQGNGQGGREHGQKADQLPGYRSIEDEQDRNYIASVWGVEPDEIPRKGVSAYEMMELVNTGAIEALFVMGSNPIVSNPNATLVEEALEKVPFLAVADMFLSETARLADVVLPVSSYIENTGTLTNLEGRVLLREAVTPPPGDCRHDWEILRELAAAIGKGKYFDYTSAEDIFNELRIASKGGIADYYGITYDRLRKEEGVYWPCPAEDEEGVGRIFEERFAHADGRAVFTAEESEMVKERLSKEYPLMLTNGRVLSHYLTGVQTRLSPGLASRQVENFVEIHPDTARHYMIKEQSWVRITSRYGEFQVRCRFNEQIRKDTLFVPMHWGGVQNVNRATRGELDPFCKMPGFKTTAVRIEMSY
- a CDS encoding nitrate/nitrite transporter, translating into MEKKSFWKSGHNPTLFGAFFYFDISFMIWGLIGPLSVVIAGDYPMDAAQKANLVALPVLSGSILRLLFGYLTDHIGPKLTAQIGMIVTLIPLVLGWQWVSSLDQLYVVALLLGVAGASFAAALPLASQWYPKEHQGLAMGIAGAGNSGTVLATLFANRLATHFGSWEVVFGLAMIPIIIVFILFTIFAKNSPNRPAPKTFAQYAHVLKQKDALILCLFYCVTFGGFVGLSNYLTIFFNTQYGLSAVQAADIATFCIIAGSFFRPVGGMLSDRFGGTRILTFLYAGAALMLVGVSFLPPLPVVVVLLFIGMMCLGAGNGSVFQLVPLRFGAEIGLMTGIVGAAGGLGGYALPLLLGNLYKSVGSYTPGFLILSVVAAAACILVVTMSLQWRKTWLQKQGKKTAAIAAEVNA